In the Caenorhabditis elegans chromosome X genome, one interval contains:
- the Y73B3A.4 gene encoding RING-type domain-containing protein (Confirmed by transcript evidence): MDDENELLGPPDDPEIEKNRILSIFGKILSNEPVQQLTAIDVQNVELAIEKIQLHFSRQTALTEEDILNVKNLNFFSPRPQESIETVPGTSNLRIDEPEELEELDYNESLSDWSESQKSAEEVAEEDLNFVENGLNDVKIESEIEETAYFPAIPPETAANAWEILKNLQISKEKAIKTEEDIIYLSSDSESEDAERDDFLQKSNVSQANFIKHLSKDRAHLKMKKLSKMPVDSAKLDLTYPLGVTFDTKSDSWYITNQPYFCEGDGGFKGESKIVKIYAGCDKKIAKFEDIKDSRIQNPSAITVYKEGSQIAVLCSENSKRRPSIRLIDLKNSHKASSTFCSYKDRKIDFSHPARGLARTIGGNLITMDRPPEEDPRLRVFRVDDRRKTVSDETFVLSGTSLPSFIATSGDTVVITDLGNTQKVILIRLDDSKWKDVKFEIIRVISATGINLSAEHILNTQYFTYVAGAQIDQNGNVIIADAKNHHFKLFEPSLGFIHRVSTDFPVPYVSSFHFNHRGECLILSIRDTQKVHFARLSSTNRLEPHIKSGAGKRQGVTNPLSSKRLRISD, encoded by the exons ATGGACGATGAAAATGAGCTATTGGGACCTCCAGATGACCcagaaatcgagaaaaatcgaattttatcgattttcggcaaGATTTTATCGAATGAGCCGGTGCAGCAGCTTACAGCGATAGATGTGCAAAATGTTGAGCTTGCG attgaaaagaTCCAGCTTCATTTTTCCCGTCAAACTGCACTAACCGAAGAGGACATTCtaaacgtcaaaaatttgaattttttctcgcCGAGACCTCAAGAATCCATTGAAACTGTTCCCGGAACCTCAAATTTACGAATTGATGAGCCAGAGGAGCTCGAGGAGCTCGACTACAACGAATCACTGTCAGATTGGTCGGAATCTCAAAAAAGTGCGGAAGAAGTGGCCGAAGAAGATCTgaatttcgttgaaaatgGCTTAAACGACGTGAAAATCGAGTCAGAAATCGAAGAAACCGCatattttccggcaattccacCGGAAACCGCCGCAAATGCGTgggaaattctcaaaaatttgcaaatttcaaaggAAAAAGCAATCAAAACCGAGGAggatattatttatttatcatcAGATTCGGAATCTGAAGATGCTGAAAGAGacgattttctgcaaaaatccaATGTTTCCCAGGCGAAtttcataaaacatttatCCAAGGATCGAGCTc acctaaaaatgaagaaattgtcgaaaatgcCCGTGGATTCTGCAAAACTTGACTTAACCTACCCACTTGGAGTGACTTTTGACACGAAATCTGACTCATGGTACATCACAAATCAACCATATTTCTGTGAAGGTGATGGAGGATTTAAGGGAGAATCGAAAATTGTGAAGATTTACGCTGGATGCGAtaagaaaattgcgaaatttgaGGATATCAAGGATTCGAGAATTCAAAATCCATCGGCGATTACTGTTTATAAG gaaggATCACAAATAGCTGTACTCTgctcggaaaattcaaaacgtcgTCCATCGATTCGTCTCATAGATCTCAAAAATTCGCACAAAGCAAGCAGCACATTCTGCTCGTATAAagaccgaaaaatcgatttttctcatccGGCACGCGGTTTGGCTCGAACTATTGGAGGAAATCTTATAACAATGGATCGACCGCCAGAAGAAGATCCACGACTTCGCGTTTTTCGGGTTGACGATCGCCGAAAAACGGTTTCCGATGAGACTTTTGTTCTCTCGGGAACCTCTTTGCCGAGCTTTATCGCCACATCTGGTGATACTGTAGTGATTACTGATTTGGGTAATACACAGAAAGTTATTCTTATACGACTTGACGATTCAAAATGGAAAGATGTGAAGTTTGAGATTATTCGAGTCATTTCAgcg actGGAATCAATTTGTCAGCCGAGCACATTCTCAACACTCAATATTTTACCTACGTCGCCGGAGCACAAATTGATCAGAATGGAAATGTCATTATTGCAGACGCGAAGAATCATCATTTCAAG CTTTTCGAGCCGTCGTTGGGCTTCATACACCGCGTTTCCACGGATTTCCCTGTTCCATACGTTTCCTCGTTTCATTTCAATCACCGCGGAGAG tgtcTGATTCTATCGATACGAGATACACAGAAGGTTCACTTTGCTCGGCTCTCTTCCACAAACCGCCTGGAGCCACACATCAAATCTGGAGCCGGAAAACGTCAAGGAGTCACAAATCCGCTCAGCTCCAAGCGGCTTAGGATCTCGGATtga
- the elk-2 gene encoding ELK transcription factor homolog (Product from WormBase gene class elk;~Partially confirmed by transcript evidence) has product MNMKMCYVKDEKDIRHEIPSFMTSLQAPPPPPPPQNPRGNTDFSALSLLGTDSPTTHSVSTPSPTDSVCSPSSSVASSATPSTSSPVDESRQCRKRSLSSSTTPSTTAPPQPPTKKGMKPNPLNLTATSNFSLQPSISSPLLMLQQHHQNSPLFQAQISQLYTYAALASAGLYGPQISPHLASQSPFRSPLVTPKNLGLGELGSSGRTPGLGESQVFQFPPVSAFQATNPLLNTFSNSDKRLVA; this is encoded by the exons ATGAACATGAAGATGTGTTATGTCAAAGACGAGAAGGACATTCGACACGAGATTCCGTCGTTTATGACGTCATTACAAGCACCGCCGCCGCCTCCACCACCTCAAAATCCACGTGGCAACACGGATTTCTCGGCGCTGAGCCTTCTTGGGACGGATTCACCGACGACGCACAGTGTCAGCACACCAAGTCCAACAGATAG tgtgtGCTCCCCGTCAAGCAGTGTGGCCTCCTCAGCGACTCCATCCACCTCATCCCCTGTAGATGAGTCCCGACAATGCCGAAAACGATCCCTATCGTCCTCCACAACGCCATCGACGACTGCACCGCCGCAGCCGCCAACGAAAAAAGGAATGAAGCCGAACCCGCTGAACCTGACAGCAACCTCGAATTTCTCCTTACAACCGTCAATCTCGTCTCCACTTCTGATGCTTCAGCAACACCATCAAAACTCCCCGCTATTCCAAGCACAGATCAGTCAACTGTACACGTACGCAGCGCTGGCGTCTGCCGGGCTTTATGGACCACAAATATCACCACATTTGGCGTCCCAGTCACCGTTCCGATCACCACTGGTAACACCGAAGAATTTGGGGCTCGGCGAGCTTGGCAGCAGTGGTAGGACTCCCGGTCTTGGCGAGAGtcag GTGTTCCAATTCCCGCCGGTCTCCGCATTCCAGGCCACAAATCCGCTGCTAAACACATTCTCCAACTCAGACAAACGCTTAGTAGCTTAA